One Prevotella intermedia ATCC 25611 = DSM 20706 DNA window includes the following coding sequences:
- a CDS encoding ExbD/TolR family protein: MFKRAKRKVPGLNTSSTADISFMLLILFLVTTSMEVDEGLERQLPPMEKEKTEVPTMVDARLVLKFQILADNELQLNDKPMALQTVRQTVENFVASKGKKHIIQIQTDRKASYNTYFSLQNEIVAAYNNLRNKRAEQLYGKQYQLCTVEQQIQIAEEIPQRISEVYEVKAINGEEGGTR; the protein is encoded by the coding sequence ATGTTTAAACGTGCCAAGCGAAAAGTTCCAGGACTGAACACTTCTTCAACAGCCGATATATCGTTTATGCTGTTGATTCTTTTCCTCGTTACCACCTCAATGGAGGTAGACGAGGGCTTGGAACGCCAGCTTCCGCCTATGGAGAAAGAAAAAACAGAGGTTCCGACAATGGTTGATGCACGCTTGGTGCTGAAGTTTCAGATACTTGCCGACAATGAATTGCAGCTCAATGATAAACCGATGGCTTTGCAAACTGTAAGGCAAACGGTTGAGAACTTTGTAGCATCGAAAGGGAAAAAACACATCATTCAAATTCAGACGGATAGAAAAGCGTCTTACAACACTTATTTTTCGCTCCAAAACGAGATAGTGGCAGCCTACAACAATCTGCGGAATAAGCGTGCCGAACAACTGTATGGCAAGCAATATCAGCTTTGTACCGTTGAACAGCAGATACAGATAGCCGAGGAAATACCGCAGCGCATTTCGGAAGTTTACGAAGTAAAAGCCATCAACGGCGAGGAAGGAGGCACACGATGA
- a CDS encoding MotA/TolQ/ExbB proton channel family protein, translating to MKKIIACLAIFATILFSCPLGSIAQNADAAQQKPNVEANASGGAQSSDALDALGVEENAPKVQKASTESVGFHQSLKRKFIDGNAGFMSLVALALVLGLAFCIERIIYLSLSEIDAKRFMGKLTDLIVAKDIEKAKELSKNTRGPVASICYQGLLRIEGSIEDIERSVASYGSVQSANLEKGCSWVTLFIAMAPSLGFLGTVIGMVMAFDQIQVAGDISPTIVASGMKVALITTIFGIIVALVLQVFYNYILSKIEHLTAQMEESAISLLDAIMVYKLNR from the coding sequence ATGAAAAAAATAATTGCTTGTCTTGCAATCTTCGCAACCATCTTGTTTTCTTGTCCGCTTGGCAGTATTGCGCAAAACGCTGATGCAGCACAGCAGAAACCAAACGTGGAGGCAAATGCGAGCGGAGGCGCACAAAGCAGCGATGCACTCGACGCCCTCGGAGTGGAAGAAAATGCTCCGAAGGTGCAAAAAGCATCGACAGAAAGTGTAGGTTTCCACCAATCGTTGAAGCGAAAGTTCATCGACGGCAATGCAGGCTTTATGTCGCTTGTTGCCTTAGCTTTGGTGTTGGGCTTGGCTTTCTGTATAGAACGCATTATCTATCTTAGCCTTTCGGAGATTGATGCAAAGCGTTTTATGGGAAAGCTGACCGACCTGATAGTTGCAAAAGACATTGAAAAGGCGAAAGAACTTAGCAAGAACACCCGTGGCCCTGTAGCTTCTATCTGCTATCAAGGACTTCTCCGCATCGAAGGTTCTATCGAAGACATAGAGCGCAGCGTGGCTTCCTACGGCAGTGTGCAGAGTGCCAATTTGGAGAAAGGCTGTTCGTGGGTAACCCTTTTCATTGCTATGGCACCGTCGTTGGGTTTCCTCGGTACGGTAATAGGTATGGTAATGGCTTTCGACCAAATACAAGTTGCGGGCGACATCAGTCCTACCATTGTGGCTTCGGGTATGAAAGTGGCTCTGATAACCACCATCTTCGGTATCATTGTAGCTTTGGTCTTGCAAGTATTCTACAACTATATACTTTCCAAGATAGAGCATCTGACGGCTCAGATGGAAGAGTCGGCAATCTCTTTGTTAGACGCTATCATGGTGTATAAACTGAACCGATAG